A single region of the Bartonella harrusi genome encodes:
- a CDS encoding ComF family protein — translation MLCFQGTALNSGNILSKLIECLLTILYPPICPGCKRSVSAYGTICSECWKGLQFITKPYCPVMGIPFVCDMGEGFLSGEALKSPLPFSRVRSAIVHKGVAQALVTRLKYSDHIELASFMANWMISAGREIINDCDVIISIPLHFRRFLKRRYNQSAELARYIAMAQKKVFKPGWLVRCRHTRPQVNLSARERKINVLNAFEVPHKVKKYLKGRSILLIDDVFTTGATVTAAAVTLKRAGARQVDVLTFSRVLKEASILPSS, via the coding sequence ATGTTATGCTTTCAAGGAACGGCTTTAAATAGCGGAAATATATTAAGCAAGTTGATTGAATGCTTGCTAACAATTTTGTATCCGCCGATTTGTCCTGGATGTAAGCGAAGCGTTTCTGCTTATGGTACGATTTGCTCTGAGTGTTGGAAAGGTCTTCAGTTTATCACAAAACCTTATTGTCCTGTTATGGGAATTCCTTTTGTTTGTGATATGGGGGAAGGTTTTCTCAGTGGTGAAGCTCTCAAAAGTCCTCTTCCTTTTTCGCGTGTTCGCTCGGCTATTGTTCATAAAGGAGTAGCGCAGGCGTTGGTAACGCGATTGAAATATAGTGATCATATAGAATTAGCGTCTTTTATGGCCAATTGGATGATATCTGCTGGGCGCGAGATTATTAATGATTGTGATGTTATTATTTCCATTCCCTTGCATTTTCGTCGTTTTTTGAAACGACGTTATAATCAATCTGCAGAGCTTGCTCGTTATATTGCAATGGCGCAGAAAAAAGTTTTTAAGCCCGGCTGGCTTGTCCGTTGTCGACATACCCGTCCGCAGGTGAATTTATCTGCGAGAGAGCGAAAAATAAATGTATTGAATGCTTTTGAGGTGCCACATAAAGTTAAAAAATATTTAAAGGGACGTTCTATTTTGTTGATTGATGATGTTTTCACAACAGGCGCGACTGTTACAGCAGCGGCTGTAACATTAAAACGCGCAGGTGCACGACAGGTTGATGTGTTAACATTTTCGCGTGTCCTAAAAGAAGCCTCTATACTTCCTAGTTCTTGA
- a CDS encoding DUF2659 family protein, which translates to MSYDSFIAEVNAEVRQERALAFWRRYGFSVIAAIIVFILMIVTYQIYHHEQIKKAGHIGDAFLKSLELADTGHFDEAMKQLENVKASHFGGYPFLARLREASLFMEQGDVIKSVEVFDSVAEDKAAPQILRKVAKIRAAYILVDRGSFDDVKKRVEEMANDIDPMRMSAREVLGLAAYKANKMDEAVAYFRKNSEEEAVGLKIKDRARMMLELIQAEGKANKE; encoded by the coding sequence ATGTCATATGATAGTTTTATTGCTGAAGTTAATGCAGAGGTTCGTCAGGAAAGAGCTCTTGCTTTTTGGAGGCGTTATGGTTTTTCAGTGATTGCTGCAATCATTGTTTTCATTCTGATGATCGTGACTTATCAAATTTATCATCATGAGCAAATAAAAAAAGCTGGTCATATTGGTGATGCATTTTTAAAAAGCCTTGAACTTGCTGATACGGGTCATTTTGATGAAGCGATGAAGCAATTAGAAAATGTTAAAGCCTCTCATTTTGGTGGCTATCCTTTTCTAGCGCGTTTGCGTGAAGCGTCTTTATTTATGGAACAAGGTGATGTCATTAAATCGGTGGAGGTGTTTGATTCTGTTGCAGAGGATAAAGCAGCACCGCAAATTTTGCGAAAAGTTGCAAAAATTCGAGCCGCTTATATATTGGTTGATAGGGGGAGCTTTGATGATGTCAAAAAGCGTGTCGAAGAGATGGCAAATGATATTGATCCTATGCGTATGTCGGCAAGAGAGGTATTAGGCTTAGCAGCCTATAAAGCAAATAAAATGGATGAGGCTGTTGCTTATTTTCGAAAAAATTCTGAAGAAGAGGCAGTAGGATTAAAAATAAAAGATCGGGCTCGAATGATGCTTGAGCTGATACAAGCTGAGGGCAAGGCAAATAAGGAATGA
- a CDS encoding methyltransferase domain-containing protein → MSHPLIFDHDRIEQFRKRAFKKAKEGCDFLLSYMAEDLYKRLSTVDRFFLLALDLHSHTDLVAQTLLYSKKVHSVERVETDILYQSRDKKFHLRPREFLNFPQNYCDLIVSILSLQLTNDTPGVLSQIKNILKQDGLFLAVMVGAGTLVELRECLLQAEIEIYGGASPRIYPFADIREVGALLQRVGFALPVADIENITIRYNTMFDLMHDLKAMGMQNALINRSRRPVSKRFFLRAAEIYAQRFSDPDGRIRAQFSFIWLSGWSPHPNQQKPIQPGSAQISLADVLGKKSPKP, encoded by the coding sequence ATGTCGCATCCTTTAATTTTTGATCATGATCGTATTGAGCAATTCCGAAAACGTGCTTTCAAAAAAGCAAAAGAAGGATGTGACTTTTTATTGTCCTACATGGCCGAGGATCTTTATAAACGTCTCAGTACTGTTGATCGTTTCTTTCTATTAGCGCTAGATTTACACAGCCATACAGATCTGGTAGCGCAAACTTTACTGTACTCTAAAAAAGTTCATTCCGTAGAACGCGTTGAAACCGATATACTTTATCAAAGTCGTGACAAAAAGTTTCATTTGCGTCCTCGAGAATTTCTAAACTTTCCCCAAAACTATTGTGACCTTATCGTTTCAATTCTTTCATTACAATTGACCAATGATACCCCTGGTGTTTTGAGCCAGATCAAAAATATTTTAAAACAAGACGGCTTATTCCTAGCTGTTATGGTTGGAGCTGGCACACTCGTAGAATTACGTGAATGTCTCCTCCAAGCTGAAATTGAAATCTATGGCGGCGCAAGTCCTCGAATTTATCCTTTTGCCGATATTCGTGAGGTCGGTGCTCTTTTACAGCGTGTTGGTTTTGCACTCCCTGTTGCAGATATTGAAAATATTACTATACGCTACAATACAATGTTTGATCTTATGCATGATCTTAAAGCGATGGGAATGCAAAATGCGCTTATCAATCGCTCACGAAGGCCTGTATCTAAACGCTTTTTTCTTCGCGCAGCTGAAATTTATGCACAACGATTTAGTGATCCCGATGGACGCATTCGCGCGCAGTTTTCTTTCATCTGGCTCTCTGGCTGGAGTCCTCACCCAAATCAGCAAAAGCCTATCCAGCCTGGTTCGGCACAAATATCTCTTGCAGATGTTTTAGGGAAAAAGTCTCCGAAACCTTAG
- a CDS encoding AtpZ/AtpI family protein, whose protein sequence is MVKGSEPSVPLQESEGKKQEECFQLEDLECRRENLARALMHKRALKERKGDKEGEESQGKIAQAVKLSSDFLASVIVGAVLGLGFDKLAGSLPWGLVFFLFLGFAAGILSILRSVGYVASSPLRQKGVLRQDKGADKRPDK, encoded by the coding sequence ATGGTGAAGGGCAGTGAACCAAGTGTACCGCTGCAGGAATCTGAAGGAAAGAAACAGGAGGAATGCTTTCAGTTAGAGGATTTAGAGTGTCGTAGGGAAAACTTAGCAAGAGCTTTGATGCATAAAAGAGCATTAAAAGAGCGAAAGGGTGATAAGGAGGGAGAAGAGTCACAAGGAAAGATAGCCCAGGCCGTTAAGCTTTCCAGTGATTTTTTAGCGAGTGTTATTGTAGGTGCTGTTTTGGGGTTAGGTTTTGATAAATTAGCAGGTTCATTGCCATGGGGGTTGGTATTTTTTCTTTTTCTTGGATTTGCTGCAGGTATATTGAGTATTCTTCGGTCTGTGGGGTATGTTGCTTCCAGTCCATTAAGGCAGAAAGGCGTATTACGCCAAGATAAAGGGGCCGATAAAAGGCCCGATAAATGA
- the nhaA gene encoding Na+/H+ antiporter NhaA, whose protein sequence is MSDLSSNRLPNRASRVTNQALSALERFLHIEALSGVVLLLAAAAALVFANSQYASLYESFWHTPFGFNFGHFTLSWDLHFWVNDALMTIFFLVAGMEIRREIHEGALADLKQAILPIVAAIGGVCLPAIIYLIFNFNGGHTHGWAVPTATDIAFALGILALLGKNIPSNLHIILLSLAIIDDIIAVLIIAFFYSTNIDPSGLIIASAGIALVLFFQWIGLASAWLYVLPGAIIWWGLMITGVHPSLAGVILGMMTPVFPTRTLVAPLTMLSNAMQILQEKNVKTDLHHISTALKKMRKGQRDMIAPVIRVQKILHPWVAYGVMPIFAFANAGVSFENFDLSSYESFLIVFGVVIGLFLGKPLGIIIASYLAVKTGLCRLPPQMSWAGVLLIGFLAGIGFTMSIFVSMLAFKEITLLDSAKIGVLCGSGLSALVGLGYGVIYIKRNKKNLRSS, encoded by the coding sequence ATGTCTGATTTATCTTCAAATCGCTTGCCTAATCGTGCTTCTCGTGTCACAAATCAAGCACTTTCAGCCCTTGAGCGTTTTCTCCATATTGAAGCTCTCAGCGGTGTGGTTCTTTTATTAGCTGCCGCTGCTGCACTCGTTTTTGCTAATTCTCAATATGCTTCTCTCTATGAATCTTTCTGGCATACTCCTTTTGGCTTCAACTTCGGCCATTTTACCCTCTCATGGGATTTGCATTTCTGGGTTAATGATGCTCTCATGACTATTTTCTTTCTTGTTGCAGGAATGGAAATTCGGCGTGAAATTCATGAAGGTGCTCTCGCTGATTTGAAACAAGCAATTTTGCCAATTGTTGCCGCAATAGGTGGTGTTTGTCTCCCTGCAATTATTTATCTCATTTTTAACTTTAATGGGGGGCATACACATGGTTGGGCTGTACCAACAGCAACAGATATTGCCTTTGCTCTAGGCATTCTAGCTCTTCTTGGAAAAAATATTCCTTCTAACCTTCATATTATTCTCTTATCTCTAGCAATTATTGATGATATTATTGCTGTTCTCATTATTGCTTTCTTCTATTCTACAAATATTGATCCTAGTGGACTGATTATTGCCTCAGCAGGGATTGCTTTAGTGTTATTTTTTCAATGGATTGGTCTTGCTTCAGCATGGCTTTATGTTCTGCCTGGTGCAATCATCTGGTGGGGCTTAATGATAACAGGTGTTCACCCCTCACTTGCTGGTGTAATCTTAGGTATGATGACTCCCGTTTTTCCTACCAGAACTTTAGTAGCACCACTCACCATGCTAAGCAACGCGATGCAAATTCTTCAAGAAAAAAATGTCAAAACAGATTTGCATCATATCTCAACTGCATTGAAAAAAATGCGCAAAGGGCAACGCGATATGATTGCACCAGTAATACGTGTGCAGAAAATATTACATCCATGGGTTGCGTATGGTGTTATGCCAATTTTTGCCTTTGCAAATGCTGGTGTTAGTTTTGAAAATTTTGACCTTTCTTCTTATGAATCATTCTTGATCGTCTTCGGCGTTGTTATTGGTCTCTTTTTAGGTAAACCTTTGGGGATTATTATTGCTAGTTATTTAGCAGTAAAAACAGGACTATGTCGCCTGCCTCCCCAAATGAGTTGGGCAGGTGTTTTGCTCATTGGATTTTTGGCAGGAATTGGCTTTACAATGTCTATCTTTGTTTCAATGCTTGCTTTTAAAGAGATTACCTTACTTGATTCCGCAAAAATTGGTGTCCTTTGTGGATCTGGTTTATCTGCTCTTGTTGGCCTTGGATATGGAGTTATTTACATCAAGCGCAATAAAAAGAATCTTCGTAGTTCTTAA
- a CDS encoding SLC13 family permease: MTENQIMAFSIIGLMMVVFIWDRFRYDLIAICTLLVSCIVGLVSPKEAFSGFSNDIVIIVGSVFVVSTAVSRSGIMEFIIQRIWPDVKSVRLQLAFLVISVVFLSMFVKNIGALAIMLPIAFQFARRSQVSPSVFLMPMAFGSLLGGLMTQIGTSPNVVISAMQERLTGVSFTMFDFTPVGAAVATVGVLYLVFFSWRLPVRVRSGVSFDDAIDIRNYVSEVHIPANSPIVGKTIVDLVKPSGGDVMVLQVIRNKVSISPLPDFVLSENDIILLEGSHTGLDSVMNSARLEFFSGRLIPTNDKDSDVDIIEAVVTHNSPLIGISAKDFSLFDRYVVNLLALSRQHERVRGRLGDIVFHLGDVVVLQGQDTVLPNLLRELKCLPLAKRNIVFGNLRHGFVSLAILFIAIILTAFHIVPVAFSFFSAAAAMVIFRVLPARDLYQALDGQILVLLATLIPVSEALEKTGCTDLIGQWLSQLAVFFPPSGALALMLVTAMLVTPFLNNAATVMMVAPIASSFAHSLHYKPEAFLMAVAIGAGCEFLTPIGHQSNMLVMAPGGYRFSDYPRFGAPLAVLIVIVAVPMLMWVWPLQ; encoded by the coding sequence ATGACAGAAAATCAAATAATGGCTTTTTCTATCATTGGTCTCATGATGGTGGTTTTTATTTGGGATCGATTCCGTTATGATCTTATCGCTATTTGCACATTACTGGTTTCTTGCATCGTTGGCCTTGTCAGTCCGAAGGAGGCCTTTAGTGGTTTTAGCAATGATATTGTTATTATTGTGGGGAGTGTATTTGTTGTCAGTACCGCTGTATCACGCTCTGGTATAATGGAGTTTATTATACAGCGCATATGGCCAGATGTAAAATCAGTGCGCCTTCAATTGGCTTTTTTGGTTATTTCTGTCGTATTTTTATCAATGTTTGTTAAAAACATTGGTGCTTTGGCTATCATGCTTCCTATTGCTTTTCAATTTGCGCGTCGTTCTCAGGTTTCACCTTCTGTCTTTTTGATGCCTATGGCATTTGGTTCTTTGCTTGGTGGACTTATGACCCAGATAGGGACTTCTCCTAATGTTGTTATTTCAGCTATGCAAGAACGTTTAACGGGTGTTTCTTTTACCATGTTTGATTTTACACCAGTTGGTGCAGCTGTTGCTACTGTTGGTGTACTCTATTTGGTCTTTTTTTCTTGGCGTTTACCAGTACGTGTGCGTTCAGGTGTATCGTTTGATGATGCAATTGATATTCGTAACTATGTTTCAGAAGTCCATATTCCAGCAAATTCACCAATTGTGGGAAAAACGATTGTTGATCTCGTAAAACCATCAGGTGGTGATGTTATGGTACTTCAAGTTATCAGAAACAAAGTGTCTATTTCACCATTGCCAGATTTTGTTCTGTCTGAAAACGATATTATTTTGCTAGAAGGTTCGCATACAGGGTTGGATAGCGTAATGAATTCTGCTCGTTTGGAATTTTTCTCTGGTCGCCTCATTCCCACGAATGATAAGGACAGCGATGTTGATATTATTGAGGCCGTTGTCACGCATAATTCACCTCTTATTGGTATTAGTGCAAAAGACTTCTCACTGTTTGATCGCTATGTTGTAAATTTGCTTGCCTTAAGTCGTCAACATGAAAGAGTGCGGGGGAGGCTTGGAGATATTGTTTTCCATCTTGGAGATGTGGTCGTCTTACAGGGCCAAGATACGGTTCTGCCAAATTTATTACGAGAACTGAAATGTTTGCCATTAGCCAAGCGTAATATTGTATTTGGTAATTTACGGCATGGTTTTGTCTCGTTAGCCATTCTTTTTATAGCAATTATTTTGACAGCTTTTCATATTGTTCCAGTTGCCTTTTCTTTTTTTTCAGCAGCTGCTGCTATGGTTATCTTTCGCGTTTTGCCAGCGCGTGACTTGTATCAAGCATTAGATGGTCAAATATTGGTTTTATTAGCAACTCTTATTCCTGTGAGTGAAGCGCTAGAGAAGACAGGATGTACCGATCTTATAGGTCAATGGCTCAGCCAATTAGCGGTATTTTTCCCACCATCTGGTGCATTAGCGCTTATGCTGGTTACAGCCATGTTGGTAACACCATTTTTGAATAATGCAGCGACAGTTATGATGGTCGCCCCAATCGCATCAAGTTTTGCTCATTCCCTCCATTATAAGCCTGAAGCTTTTCTGATGGCTGTTGCAATTGGTGCGGGATGTGAATTTCTCACACCCATTGGGCATCAAAGTAATATGCTTGTAATGGCACCAGGAGGATATCGTTTTAGTGATTATCCACGTTTTGGAGCGCCGTTGGCAGTGTTGATAGTCATAGTTGCTGTTCCAATGCTCATGTGGGTTTGGCCATTACAATAG
- a CDS encoding aspartate kinase, translated as MARIVMKFGGTSVADIECIHNVARHVKREVDAGNEVAVVVSAMAGKTNELVQWTCDASPRHKDAFEYDVVVASGEQVTAGLLALALQEMGINARSWLGWQIPIHTDSAHSRARITDIDGSFLIERFQKGQVAVIAGFQGLAPDNRISTLGRGGSDTSAVAIAAAIQADRCDIYTDVDGVYTTDPRIEPKARRLPKVAFEEMLEMASLGAKVLQVRSVELAMVHKVRTFVRSSFEDPDALGMGDSINSSGTLICDEDEIVEQQNVTGIAFAKDEAQVSLRRLSDRPGISAAIFGPLAEARINVDMIVQNISEDGSKTDMTFTVPSADVEKAVALLKKNHKEIGFDVIQFESDLAKVSVIGIGMRSHAGVAATAFHALAEKGINIQAITTSEIKISILIDSAYTELAVRTLHAVYGLDKG; from the coding sequence ATGGCGCGGATTGTCATGAAATTTGGCGGAACATCTGTAGCAGACATTGAATGTATTCACAATGTTGCACGGCATGTTAAAAGAGAAGTAGATGCTGGTAATGAGGTTGCCGTTGTTGTATCCGCGATGGCTGGAAAAACCAATGAGCTTGTTCAATGGACATGTGATGCTTCACCAAGACATAAAGATGCTTTTGAATATGATGTCGTTGTTGCTTCTGGTGAGCAGGTAACAGCAGGTTTGTTGGCTCTTGCACTCCAAGAAATGGGCATCAATGCGCGTTCATGGCTTGGTTGGCAAATCCCTATTCATACGGATAGCGCACATAGTCGTGCACGCATTACAGATATTGATGGTTCTTTTTTGATAGAACGTTTTCAGAAAGGTCAGGTAGCTGTTATTGCGGGTTTTCAAGGGCTAGCTCCGGATAATCGGATTTCTACTTTAGGGCGTGGCGGATCAGATACGAGCGCTGTTGCTATAGCGGCAGCTATACAAGCGGATCGCTGTGATATTTATACAGATGTGGATGGCGTTTATACAACCGATCCACGAATAGAACCTAAGGCACGTCGTTTACCAAAAGTTGCTTTTGAAGAAATGTTAGAAATGGCTTCTCTTGGGGCAAAAGTTTTACAGGTTCGTTCTGTTGAATTGGCAATGGTTCATAAAGTTCGTACCTTTGTGCGTTCAAGTTTTGAGGATCCTGATGCATTAGGCATGGGGGATTCAATAAATTCTTCTGGAACACTGATTTGCGATGAGGATGAAATTGTGGAACAACAAAATGTTACTGGTATTGCTTTTGCTAAGGATGAAGCACAAGTCTCTCTCCGTAGACTTTCAGATCGCCCAGGGATCTCCGCAGCAATTTTTGGACCTTTAGCCGAAGCGCGCATTAATGTCGATATGATTGTACAAAATATTTCTGAAGATGGTTCAAAAACCGATATGACTTTTACTGTACCGTCAGCAGATGTAGAGAAGGCGGTCGCCCTTCTTAAGAAAAACCATAAAGAAATTGGATTCGATGTTATCCAATTTGAAAGCGATCTTGCCAAGGTATCTGTTATTGGTATTGGCATGCGCAGCCATGCAGGTGTTGCGGCTACAGCATTTCATGCTTTGGCTGAAAAAGGTATTAATATTCAAGCAATTACAACTTCAGAGATTAAGATTTCTATTTTAATTGACAGTGCTTATACTGAGCTTGCAGTGAGAACACTACATGCTGTTTATGGGCTTGATAAGGGCTAA
- the grxC gene encoding glutaredoxin 3, which yields MKQITIYTRPNCPYCTRARDLLDRKGVKYTDIDASTSLREEMVQRANGRNTFPQIFIGDYHVGGCDDLYALEDEGKLNSLLQEM from the coding sequence ATGAAACAGATAACAATTTATACACGTCCTAACTGTCCTTACTGCACGAGGGCACGTGATTTGCTTGATAGAAAAGGAGTAAAATATACAGATATTGATGCTTCAACATCTCTTCGCGAAGAAATGGTACAGCGAGCAAATGGGCGCAACACATTTCCACAAATCTTTATAGGTGATTATCATGTCGGTGGTTGTGATGACCTTTACGCCTTAGAAGATGAAGGAAAGCTCAATTCTTTGTTACAAGAGATGTAG
- a CDS encoding F0F1 ATP synthase subunit A, with translation MTSHAPDPIHQFEISRLIKISIGNIDFSFTNVSFFIVATVFVTSFFLFFSSSSRGLVPTRMQSVSEMAYEFVASTLRESSGVQGMQFFPLVFSLFTFILVANFIGLFPYFYTITSQIMITFSLAMLVILTVIGYGFYKHGIGFLKLFVPSGVPVVVLPLVTMIEVISFLSRPISLSLRLFANMLAGHITLKVFSGFIVSMIGVGIVGIGGSILPLIMTVAITALEFLVAFLQAYVFTVLTCMYLNDAVHPGH, from the coding sequence GTGACATCGCACGCTCCAGATCCTATTCATCAATTTGAAATTTCACGGTTGATTAAGATTTCCATAGGAAATATAGATTTTTCTTTTACGAATGTATCGTTTTTTATAGTAGCTACAGTTTTTGTAACTTCGTTTTTTCTCTTTTTTTCATCATCAAGTCGTGGATTAGTTCCAACGCGAATGCAGTCTGTTTCAGAAATGGCGTATGAGTTTGTAGCGTCGACTCTGCGAGAATCCTCTGGTGTACAGGGAATGCAATTTTTTCCTTTAGTTTTTTCCCTATTTACTTTTATTTTAGTTGCGAATTTTATTGGTCTTTTTCCTTACTTTTATACGATTACCTCTCAGATCATGATCACTTTTTCGTTGGCTATGTTGGTGATTTTAACGGTGATAGGTTATGGTTTTTATAAGCATGGAATCGGTTTTTTGAAACTGTTTGTTCCCAGTGGTGTGCCTGTTGTGGTTTTACCTCTTGTGACGATGATTGAGGTTATTTCTTTTCTTTCTCGTCCTATCAGCCTTTCGCTGCGTCTTTTTGCAAATATGCTTGCGGGTCATATTACCCTTAAAGTATTTTCTGGTTTCATTGTTTCAATGATTGGGGTAGGAATCGTAGGGATTGGTGGTTCAATTTTGCCACTTATTATGACTGTAGCGATTACTGCTCTTGAATTTTTGGTAGCATTTCTTCAAGCTTACGTCTTTACAGTTTTAACATGTATGTATCTTAATGATGCAGTTCATCCAGGACATTAA
- the der gene encoding ribosome biogenesis GTPase Der, translated as MSLTIAIVGRPNVGKSTLFNRLVGQKLALVDDKPGVTRDRRIHAAKLQDLRFDVIDTAGLEEAGDHTLEGRMRSHTKAAIDEADLILFVFDVKSGITPSDLNFASLVRKSGKPIVLVANKSESKTATGGEYEAWSLGLGEPCLISAEHGLGLTDLRDAIIDAVGSTRAFENNNEEAYIAVQPVFVGDDRDDLEEEGFVYDESKSIRIAIAGRPNTGKSTLINSMLQKDRLLTGPEAGLTRDSISVDWEWRGRHIKLFDTAGLRRKSKVQEKLEKLSVADTLRAIRFAEVVVIVFDATVPFEKQDLQIADLVIREGRVPLIAFNKWDLIENSQETLIDLHEKCSRLLPQVRGLRAVPLSGQYGQGIDKLMENITMMHCVWNRRISTGKLNKWLETVVAHHPPPAISGRRLKVKYITQVKTRPPGFVISCSRTKGMPQSYLRYLSNGLRDTFDMLGVPIRISLRASDNPFVPRLKKK; from the coding sequence ATGAGCCTTACCATTGCTATAGTTGGCCGCCCCAATGTTGGGAAGTCAACGCTCTTTAATCGTTTGGTTGGGCAAAAGTTGGCTTTGGTTGATGATAAGCCAGGTGTGACGCGTGATCGACGTATTCATGCGGCAAAGCTTCAAGATCTGCGTTTTGATGTAATTGATACGGCTGGGTTAGAAGAAGCGGGTGATCATACACTTGAAGGTCGTATGCGTTCTCATACAAAAGCTGCGATTGATGAAGCAGATCTTATTTTATTTGTGTTTGATGTGAAGAGTGGAATAACACCGAGTGATTTAAATTTTGCTTCATTGGTTCGTAAATCAGGCAAACCGATTGTGCTTGTTGCAAATAAGTCTGAATCAAAGACAGCAACAGGAGGGGAATATGAAGCATGGTCATTAGGTTTGGGTGAGCCTTGTCTGATATCTGCTGAGCATGGTTTGGGTCTTACAGATCTTCGTGATGCAATTATAGATGCTGTTGGGAGCACGCGCGCTTTTGAAAACAACAATGAAGAAGCATATATTGCTGTGCAGCCTGTGTTTGTTGGCGATGATAGAGATGATTTAGAGGAGGAAGGATTTGTTTACGATGAAAGCAAATCCATTCGTATCGCAATTGCGGGGCGTCCAAATACAGGAAAATCAACCCTCATCAATAGCATGTTGCAAAAAGATCGGTTGTTAACAGGTCCTGAAGCGGGGCTTACACGCGATTCTATTTCTGTAGATTGGGAATGGCGTGGTCGCCATATTAAACTTTTTGATACTGCGGGTTTGCGTCGAAAATCAAAAGTCCAAGAAAAATTAGAAAAACTTTCCGTTGCGGATACTTTACGTGCAATTCGTTTTGCAGAGGTGGTCGTAATCGTTTTTGATGCAACGGTACCTTTTGAAAAACAGGATTTACAAATTGCTGATCTTGTGATTCGGGAAGGGCGTGTTCCCCTTATTGCTTTTAATAAATGGGATCTTATTGAAAATAGCCAGGAAACATTGATTGATTTGCATGAGAAATGTAGCCGCCTTCTTCCTCAGGTTCGTGGTTTAAGAGCTGTCCCTTTATCGGGTCAATATGGTCAAGGGATTGATAAACTCATGGAAAATATCACGATGATGCATTGTGTGTGGAATCGCCGTATTTCTACAGGAAAATTAAATAAATGGCTTGAGACTGTCGTTGCGCATCATCCACCACCTGCAATTTCAGGTCGCCGTCTTAAGGTTAAATATATAACACAAGTTAAGACACGTCCTCCTGGATTTGTGATTTCTTGTTCACGGACAAAGGGAATGCCTCAATCATATTTACGTTATCTTTCTAATGGATTACGTGATACGTTTGATATGCTTGGTGTGCCAATTCGCATATCATTACGCGCCTCTGATAATCCTTTTGTACCACGTTTAAAAAAGAAATAA
- a CDS encoding F0F1 ATP synthase subunit C: MELVLAAKYIGAGLACFGMAGTALGLGNIFGSYLSGALRNPSAADSQFGRLVFGFAVTEALGIFSLLIALLLLFAV, from the coding sequence ATGGAATTAGTGCTTGCAGCAAAATATATTGGCGCTGGGCTTGCTTGCTTTGGTATGGCGGGGACAGCTTTGGGCCTTGGAAATATTTTTGGTAGCTATCTTTCTGGTGCATTACGCAATCCATCAGCAGCAGATAGTCAGTTTGGTCGTCTCGTCTTTGGTTTTGCTGTGACAGAAGCTTTGGGTATTTTTTCATTGCTTATTGCTTTATTGCTTCTTTTTGCGGTTTAA
- the ubiG gene encoding bifunctional 2-polyprenyl-6-hydroxyphenol methylase/3-demethylubiquinol 3-O-methyltransferase UbiG: protein MKNEMHTTIDQNEIDHFSRISAEWWNPQGKFRPLHQFNPTRLAYIREKICLEFHRDPVSFMPFENLRILDIGCGGGLLCEPMARLGAMVVGADAAQTNIEVAKIHATQSGLSIDYRTTTAETLANQGEKFDIILNMEVVEHVADVNLFMAATAKMLKPQGLMFVSTLNRTWKAWGLAIIGAEYILHWLPKGTHDYKKFLKPQELNNLLSKNSLTVIDKIGIIYNPLNDSWNRSKNMDVNYMLLAQKS from the coding sequence ATAAAGAATGAAATGCATACCACCATCGATCAAAATGAAATTGATCATTTTTCACGTATTTCTGCGGAATGGTGGAATCCACAAGGAAAGTTTCGTCCACTTCATCAGTTCAATCCAACACGTCTTGCTTACATTAGAGAAAAAATCTGTTTAGAATTTCATCGTGATCCTGTTTCATTTATGCCCTTTGAAAATTTGAGAATTCTTGATATTGGCTGTGGAGGTGGTTTGTTATGTGAACCAATGGCACGTCTTGGTGCTATGGTCGTAGGAGCTGATGCGGCACAAACCAACATTGAAGTTGCAAAAATCCACGCAACCCAAAGTGGCCTTTCTATTGACTACCGTACCACGACTGCAGAAACATTAGCCAATCAAGGAGAGAAATTTGATATCATCCTTAATATGGAGGTTGTTGAGCATGTCGCTGATGTTAACCTCTTTATGGCAGCTACAGCAAAAATGCTTAAGCCACAAGGGCTGATGTTTGTTTCAACACTCAATCGTACATGGAAAGCATGGGGACTAGCGATTATAGGTGCTGAATATATTTTACATTGGCTTCCGAAAGGAACCCATGACTATAAAAAGTTCCTAAAGCCTCAGGAACTTAATAATCTTTTATCAAAAAATTCTCTTACTGTTATCGATAAAATTGGTATTATTTACAATCCATTAAACGACAGCTGGAATCGATCAAAAAACATGGACGTTAACTATATGCTTCTTGCACAAAAGTCTTAG